From the genome of Candidatus Firestonebacteria bacterium RIFOXYD2_FULL_39_29:
CGCCGCTTGTATAGATATAAGCCGGCCTGTCGAACAATCCTTTATTTATATTTTCAATATAGTTCAGTAAAGATTCAGGCAGCACGTTTGCTTCTTTTCTTTTATTGAAACTGATAGTGCCGCAGTTATTTTTTCGCAGGATTTGTTTCTTAATTTTACCGTCGACAACCGGTAAGGTTAGCATGGTGATTTTAAGAAGCGTTTCCTTTATAATTTCACTTAGATCGCCTAACACCGCACCTGTTGCCAGAACGACCCCGCACTTCAATCTTGATGTTATTATCGCCGTTCTGTTTATTGAACCGTCTACAAAAACTCTCGCTGCTTTGTAATCCTTTCCGAGTAATTTAACGATCTCTATGGTCTCATTTACCGAAACAGGGCCCGACACTTCCACAAATCCCGGCATTAGAGCTTTTAATATCAGAACCCTGCCCATGCTTGTCGAATACCTCGTTTTCTTTAAAAGCTTCCAGGGCGCTTCGCACATTACCAGCGACTCTTCAGTTGTTACAAAGACCGAACCTGCCGGAACAAATATTCTTGGTTTTGCTTTCCCGGTAAAGACGTCAACACGCTCGCCGTCCCTTCCGGTGCTGATAACTCCGATACTTTTATAAATACTTTTTGCTTCTTCTATCAGTTTATTTAAGGTAGTTGTCTTTCCGGTGTTCTTAGCAAGACCAACAACGCTGATTACACTGTTACTTTTTAACTCTTTCTTAAATAAAACACGCATGACCTAGGAAGCCGGCCTGTTAATAATAAATCCGCTGGGATCCACTTCTGTTCTTAATATTTTAAGCGCTTCAGCCGAAGGCGCGGGCGTTTCTTTGAGGTTACTGATGAACTGAATATCAAAACCCGTGTTATCCTTTACGTCTTTTTCGCTTATTCCGGGATGCAGGGATTCTACCCTCATAAGCTTCGTTTTCTCATCATAGCCCATAACTGCAAGGTTTGTAATGACTTTATAAGGCCCTGTGTGCGGCGGAAGTCCTGCTTCCTCCCTCGCGTTCGGGCCGGTCAAGAAGCCCGGAGTCGTGACAAAATCCATTTTTTCAACAAATCGCCTTTTATCCTGCGGGGTCATTACTATAGTTTTCCAGCATAAAGAACCCAGATCATTAGCACCGCCTGAGCCAGGAAATCTTACTTTTGGTTTATAATAATCACTACCGGCAATTGTGGAGTTCAAATTACCGTATTTGTCTATCTGCGCTCCACCGAGGAAAGCGTAATCCACAAGACCTTTTTGGCAAGCCTCCATTATTTTGTCCATGGAAGTAGCCTGAAGTCCTTTGTAAAAAGTCCTTGAGTCCCCTACTGAGATAGGCATAGTCGGAAGCAATGGAGCAATACCGCCGGCTTCAAAAAGTACGACAAGTTTCGGCGCACTGGTTTTTTGCGCCAGCATTGCAGCCGCGCAAGGTGCTCCCGTACCGACGACCACAACCGCGCCGTCTTCCAGGAACTTTGCTGCCGAGCAGATCATTAGTTCAAGCGGATTATATTCAGCCATACCATACCTTTTACTAGAACATTAAAAATTCTTTCTTTCTTAACTCCATAATACGTTCGATACCGCCCTTTTTCTCAAGGTACTCATTAAAATTCTTACAGCTGTAAATATATTTATCAAGGAATTTTTCAAATTCTTTTTCATCTTTCTCCGCATCCATCCATTCCTTGAGATGTTCCTCGTCGGAGAAATATTCATTCGGCATATTGCCCGGATAGCAGCCAAAAGGCACTTCGATAACTGCGTCAACATAAAGATAAAGCAGAAATGTTTTATGGGGTTCGCGCCGTATCTCCTCGTTGGAGATTATTTTTTCGGTGGTCAGGATAACTCTTTTTGAAGCCCTTGCGAGATCCTGGTCTGCAACAGAAATACCCTCTATCTGACAGTTACCGTAAACATCCGATCTGTGTACGTGAATTACACTGACATCAGGGGACAATGCAGGAACTGCCGCAAGTTTTTTCCCCGTAAATGGGCATTTAATCTCTTTTGCCGCACTGTACTTAAAAGTATCCGTTCCCATCATCGTCCTGGTGGGCAAGAACGGAAGCCCCATAGCAGCGGCTTTTAATCTCCAGGAAAGAACGGCATTCGTCCATTCCGTTACTTTAATATCTCCGGATTGGAAAGCCCTGCGTGCATTTGGCGATAAACCTCTGGCCTCCAGACCTACGATATAAGCCGCATCGCATCTGTTTATACATTTTCCGGCAATAAGGATCTGACAATCGTGAGTGGATGTATGCCCCGCAAAACCGAGATTTTTCTTTCTCTGTCTTACTATTTCATGCAAAGCCGCAGAAGGAATCCTGTTGGTACCAAACCCGCCAATCCCCAGATAATCCCCGTCTTTAACATATTTTGAAACAGCATCCTTTAAATCCATGACTTTACTGACCATTTTCTTATCTTTGGCTTTAAAAGTCTCCCGGAGCTTATCCGGATCCGGATTCAAAAACAACTCGCCTATACCCTGCTTATACTCTTCAACCATGTTCTCTCCAAAGTCGATTTTGCATAGTTTTGCTTATTAATGCAGTAATTTGCTCATTATTTTATCATTTGCCTCGGTACTTTTCAAGATAATTTGGCACTTTGATGAACTATATTATATGGCTTACATAATTGGGTTGTATGTAAACAAGCGTGTTTTCTTGTGGAATTTGTTTAAACTTATCATTAAAACCGGGGACAGACACCGGTGAAGCCTGTTGTCAGTCCCTTATTTTGGAAGTTTTGTTTTGGCCCAGGTAAAAATCTATCTGTTTGTTTTTCTATTTCCAGGGCTTGGTTTTCCGTGATGCGATCGTCTGTGTATTCTATTTTGGTTTTCATTTTTAGTACCGCAAAAGCATGCCTTGATTGATTGACAGTGTCTTCTTCATTAACAATTTCAGCAAGCAGTTTTACGGCATCTTCGTGATTTAGACTTGCGCTTACAACGCCGCCTTTGAAGACAAGTACGGCATCTATAGCGGAGATGACGGCGTGTACTCCATTTAAAGCTGCTGCGTCGTAATTTTTTTCTTCCAAACAGGCCTTCATTGCTTCAACGAACTTTCCGGCCTTATCAAAATAATTTAAATTATGTACTTTTTTCTCTTAATTTCCTTGGTATTTT
Proteins encoded in this window:
- a CDS encoding 3-oxoacid CoA-transferase; this translates as MAEYNPLELMICSAAKFLEDGAVVVVGTGAPCAAAMLAQKTSAPKLVVLFEAGGIAPLLPTMPISVGDSRTFYKGLQATSMDKIMEACQKGLVDYAFLGGAQIDKYGNLNSTIAGSDYYKPKVRFPGSGGANDLGSLCWKTIVMTPQDKRRFVEKMDFVTTPGFLTGPNAREEAGLPPHTGPYKVITNLAVMGYDEKTKLMRVESLHPGISEKDVKDNTGFDIQFISNLKETPAPSAEALKILRTEVDPSGFIINRPAS
- a CDS encoding glutaconate CoA-transferase — encoded protein: MVEEYKQGIGELFLNPDPDKLRETFKAKDKKMVSKVMDLKDAVSKYVKDGDYLGIGGFGTNRIPSAALHEIVRQRKKNLGFAGHTSTHDCQILIAGKCINRCDAAYIVGLEARGLSPNARRAFQSGDIKVTEWTNAVLSWRLKAAAMGLPFLPTRTMMGTDTFKYSAAKEIKCPFTGKKLAAVPALSPDVSVIHVHRSDVYGNCQIEGISVADQDLARASKRVILTTEKIISNEEIRREPHKTFLLYLYVDAVIEVPFGCYPGNMPNEYFSDEEHLKEWMDAEKDEKEFEKFLDKYIYSCKNFNEYLEKKGGIERIMELRKKEFLMF